In Flavobacteriales bacterium, the genomic window AGTTCCATGGCCGGTATCATCAATGCGCTGTCACCATTGTTCACATTGATCATTGGCATTCTATTCTTCGGACTGAAAGGAAAGATTAACCATTGGATCGGGATCATCATCGGTCTGGCCGGAGCAATCCTTCTGGTATACCAGGGAGGTGAAGTGGGCGGACAGGCCATGTATGCGGCACTTGCCATACTCGCAACTGTGTTCTATGGATTTACCATTAACCTGATCAAGTCCAGGCTTCACGAGGTACCTTCTCTCAGCATCACCTCCATCGCCTTTCTGTTTGTGGGTCCACCAGCCACCATCTATCTCTTTACAACCGATTTCACCACACGCCTGGCCACCGACCCGCATGCCATGACAAGCATGGGGTTCGTCATGATCCTGGGCATGGTGGGCACAGCCTTTGCCGTAGTGCTTTTCAACATGCTTATCAAAGTAACAAGCCATTTGTTCGCAGCCTCTGTCACCTACCTGATCCCCGTGGTGGCTGTTCTATGGGGTGTGCTTGACAAGGAAGTGATGAGTTTGGTGAAGGTGGCCGCCATCGCTACAATACTGGCAGGTATATACCTGGTGAATCAGAAAAGATGAATGACGAGTGAAGAATGAAGAGTGAAGAATGAAAATTAAAAGTGAAGAATTTAGGTCGGGGGTGAGAACAGGCATGCGACTGGCAACAAAATTTCTTGGGGATCGAAATTCTTTTTCATACATTTGCACCCCCTTAATGTAAGTACAAGGAACTATGTATGCAATCGTAAAGATAGGCGGACACCAGTACAAGGTCGAAAAGGACCAGGAGGTGTTTGTAAACAAACTCGCTCAGAATGAGGGAGATCAGGTATTGCTGGATAAAGTGTTGCTGATTGACAACAAAGGAAAAGTGACCACCGGTGCACCCACCATTGCAGGTGCAGGTGTAACAGCTACCATTGTTGAGCACATGAAGGCAGACAAAGTTTTGGTCTTCAAGAAGAAGAGAAGAAAAGGCTACCGCAAACTGAACGGTCATCGCCAATCCATCAGCCGTATCAAGATCGAAAAGATCGAAGAAACAGGCGCGAAGGCTCCGGTTAACAAGGCTAAGGCTGCTGCTCCCAAAGCGGAAACCGAAGTAGCACCGAAGGAAGAAGACAAAAAAAAGGCAGCAGCTCCTAAAAAAGAGGCCGCCCCAAAAGCAGATACCAAGAAAGCACCCGCTGCAAAGGCAGCTCCAAAGGCTGAGAAAACAAAAAAAGAAGACAAAGGCGAATAACCTTATAACCGTATACAACCATGGCACATAAAAAAGGAGTCGGTAGTTCCAGGAACGGTAGAGAATCAGAAAGTAAACGTCTGGGCATTAAAATTTTCGGTGGACAAAAAGTAATCGCCGGAAATATTATCGTGCGTCAACGCGGCACAAAACACCATCCGGGCCTGAACGTAGGCATCGGAAAAGACCACACCCTGTTTGCTCTTACCGGCGGTGTTGTGGAATTTAAGCGCAAAAAAGATAACAAATCGTATGTTTCAGTGGTTGAACCCGGCCAATAGAAACATCTGAATCATTAT contains:
- a CDS encoding DMT family transporter gives rise to the protein MNLLENKLYQWLTLCLLALTWGSSFILMKRGMVSFTDTQVASMRLMFACAVLMPFGIRAIRKVPPKSLLPIALVGLFGNGIPAFLFTKAQTHIDSSMAGIINALSPLFTLIIGILFFGLKGKINHWIGIIIGLAGAILLVYQGGEVGGQAMYAALAILATVFYGFTINLIKSRLHEVPSLSITSIAFLFVGPPATIYLFTTDFTTRLATDPHAMTSMGFVMILGMVGTAFAVVLFNMLIKVTSHLFAASVTYLIPVVAVLWGVLDKEVMSLVKVAAIATILAGIYLVNQKR
- the rplU gene encoding 50S ribosomal protein L21; this encodes MYAIVKIGGHQYKVEKDQEVFVNKLAQNEGDQVLLDKVLLIDNKGKVTTGAPTIAGAGVTATIVEHMKADKVLVFKKKRRKGYRKLNGHRQSISRIKIEKIEETGAKAPVNKAKAAAPKAETEVAPKEEDKKKAAAPKKEAAPKADTKKAPAAKAAPKAEKTKKEDKGE
- the rpmA gene encoding 50S ribosomal protein L27 produces the protein MAHKKGVGSSRNGRESESKRLGIKIFGGQKVIAGNIIVRQRGTKHHPGLNVGIGKDHTLFALTGGVVEFKRKKDNKSYVSVVEPGQ